Proteins encoded by one window of Rhodamnia argentea isolate NSW1041297 chromosome 6, ASM2092103v1, whole genome shotgun sequence:
- the LOC115743022 gene encoding uncharacterized protein At3g61260 produces the protein MENLIKQRRERFSGPKQEEFSGSRQTSVVQQQTDSSKGDQKTQNRFTRQFSGPMSWDYDYGDSEYASAVAAAAFAICSLEETEVGKRAKTRDDFASSRSKIKSNKVDIKTGPTTAGKVTRQSSNVEAEASERKMPSTSITPKPKENPSKHSRKVAKADAWERAQIEMIRKRHENMKSSIFAWENEKKTRAKRSFERKRNELEQRRSRNQQHYQYKVARIDQITREARAQAEEKRRTEESRVKEKAKRIRSGEAPVTCFCF, from the exons ATGGAGAATCTAATCAAGCAGAGAAG AGAAAGGTTTTCGGGCCCAAAGCAGGAAGAGTTCAGCGGGAGCAGACAAACTAGCGTGGTGCAGCAACAAACGGATTCTTCGAAAGGAG ATCAGAAGACACAGAACCGGTTCACCAGGCAGTTTTCCGGCCCAATGAGTTGGGATTATGACTATGGAGACAGCGAGTATGCAAGTGCAGTCGCAGCCGCTGCATTTGCCATATGCTCCCTTGAAGAAACTGAGGTAGGAAAGCGAGCAAAGACAAGAGACGACTTTGCGTCCTCCCGAAGTAAGATTAAGAGCAACAAGGTCGACATCAAGACGGGACCAACAACTGCCGGGAAAGTAACCAGGCAATCTTCAAACGTGGAAGCAGAAG CTTCCGAGAGAAAGATGCCATCTACTTCCATTACTCCGAAACCGAAGGAGAATCCATCAAAACATAGTAGAAAGGTAGCTAAAGCAGATGCCTGGGAGAGAGCTCAGATTGAAATGATCAGGAAGCG GCATGAGAATATGAAGTCCAGCATTTTTGCATGGGAGAAtgagaagaaaacaagagcCAAACGTTCTTTCGAAAGGAAAAGG AATGAGCTCGAGCAGAGAAGGTCAAGAAATCAACAGCATTACCAATATAAGGTAGCAAGAATTGATCAGATCACACGCGAAGCAAGGGCACAAGCagaggagaaaagaagaacTGAAGAATCTCGAGTTAAGGAGAAGGCAAAGAGGATCAGATCAGGAGAAGCTCCTGTCACATGTTTCTGCTTCTAA